The nucleotide sequence TCTGGAACTACCTGCGTGATCAGCGCAGCTCACGGCTGATCACCCAGGGACGCAGCGCGCCGGAGTATCCCAAGCAGCCTTAAGAGGAGAGACGCGAAAGCCGTTGGCTTTCGGCGCTCACGCCCCAACGCAAAAGAGGAGGCTATCCGCCTTTGCGATGCTTCTTTTTCTTCGGTTTCTTGGCAAGGCCACCCTTGTCGACATCAGGCCAACTCTGGCGATCCTGGCTCTTGCCGGGCTTCGGACCTTTGCCACGCGGAGGCGCGTCTTCGAAGCGGCGAGTGTCGTCCCGCTGAGGTTTTCCGCTGTGCTTCGGCTTGTCGTAGCGCGGCTTGTCCTCAAATCGCGGCTTGTCCTCGTGCCTAGGCTTCGAGTCGTAGCGCGGTTTGGCGCTGAAATCCCTGTCCTTGTGCGGCGGCTTCCGCGGGCGCTTGTCGAAGGATGGGGTATCGCCCTGCGGTCCGTTCGGCAGCGCCTCGATGCGGATATTGTCTTCCTTGTCGGGGCGCTTGATCTTGGCGGTAAACTCGTCAACCGCGTTCGCGGAAATCTCGAACTCGGTGCTGGCATCGAAGATGCGAATGGCGCCGATATCCTGTTTGCCGATTCCGCCGCGACGGCAGATCATCGGCAACAGCCAGCGGGCCTCGGCATTCTTGTTGCGGCCGATGGCGGCGCGAAACCAGACGCTGCCTTCGGGCATCTCGCCGCGTGATTTTGATTTTGCGCGTGGCGCACGGTCGTCGCCGCGCGGCTCGCGGCTGTCGCGTCTTGCGCCGCGATCCTCGCGCGATCCTCGGTCGTCGCGTGACCGGCCACCCTGACCGGGATCGAGAATATCTTCAGGTGAGGGGAGGCGCGAGCGATAAAGGCGCGCCAGTGCCGCTGCGATGTCTTCCGCCGAGCGTTCGGCGAGCATCGCGCGCGCCAGCACCAGATCGTCTTCCGTGGTTTCTTCACCGAACAGCGCGTCCTGCAACATGCGCTGCTGATCGAGGGTGCGGATCTCCTCGACGGTCGGCGCGGTGCCCCAGGCCACATCGATTCCTGCCATGTTGAGTAACAGTTCGGCACGGCGCTTGCGCGCGGGAATCACAAGCATCACGCTGATGCCCTTCTTGCCGGCGCGGCCGGTGCGGCCGGACCGATGCTGAAGCACCTCGGGATCGTTGGGCAGATCGGCGTGAATCACCAGACCGAGATTCGGCAGGTCGAGACCGCGTGCCGCAACGTCGGTGGCGACGCAGACCCGCGCGCGTCCGTCGCGCAGCGACTGTAATGCCTTGGTCCGTTCGTTCTGGGTCAGTTCGCCCGATAGCGCGACCACGGAGAAACCGCGTTCGAGCAAGCCAGCCTGTAAATGATTGACCGCGTTTCGGGTGTTGCAGAACACGATGGCGCTCGGCGATTCGAAATAGCGCAACACGTTGACCACAGCGTGCTCGACGTCGCCCGGGGCGATACGGATCGCGCGATACTCAATATCGGCATGGCCGCCGTCGCCGCCAGCCACTTCGATGCGAAAGGGGTTGTTCTGATATTGCTTGGTGATGGAGATAATCGTGCGCGGCAAGGTCGCCGAGAACAGCAGCGTACGGCGCGTGTCCGGCGTGGTCTTGAGGATGAATTCCATATCTTCGCGAAAGCCGAGATCGAGCATCTCGTCGGCCTCGTCGAGCACGACGGCTTTCAGTTCGGAGACGTCGAGACGCTTGCGGCGGATATGATCGCACAGCCGACCGGGCGTGCCGACCACGATATGGGCGCCGGCTTCAAGCTCGCGTTTCTCGCGCTGGGGGTCCATGCCACCGACGCAGGAGACGACGCGGGCGCCCGCATAGGCATAAAGCCATTCCAGTTCGCGATGAACCTGCAGGGCCAGTTCGCGCGTCGGCGCAACGATCAGCGCCAGCGGTGCGCCTGCTCTGGGCAGGCGCTCGGCGTCGCCGAGCAGATCGCTTGCGAATGCCAGCCCGTAGGCCACGGTCTTGCCGGAGCCGGTTTGCGCTGACACCAGCAGGTCGCGGCCGATGGCATCGGGGGCGAGCACCGCCGTCTGGACCGGTGTTGCATCGTTGTAATTGCGCTCGGCCAAGGCGCGGGCGAGCGGGGGACTTGCGGACAGGGATTTCACGTTGAGACCTTGATTGGCGTTGTCGCCATGAATGAGATTGAAACGGCTCAATGCACGCACGACGCGCGCATCTGGTAGTTTCAAAGAAATCGATGAATTGGAGGTGCTTTATGCCAGTTTTGGCCAAAGAGCCATCAATAAGTGCTCCTGTTGTCATCAGAATAAGGCCATTCCGCGTTCTCGCCGCCACGGCAGGAACTATTGGGGGCCCGGCCACTTGTGCTTCCCGACAATCTTCAATCGGGAGTTTTGAATATGAAACGGACTTTGATGGTTTTGGCGATGATTTCGACTGGCGCGCTCATTCCGACGGTGGCATCGGCGCAGGGCGTTCCGGGTGGAATCGAACGCGGCGCGCGTGAAGGCGAGCGCGCGGCGGGTCCCGTCGGTGCGATTGTGGGCGGCACGGTCGGTGGTGTGGTCGGCGGCGTTGCGGGCGTTCTTGGCGTCGATCAGGGTCCGCGCTTCCGCAGCTATGTTGTCGAGCAGCGTCGCCCGTCTTACCGGTATCAGAATGACCTCGCGGTCGGTGTCGTTCTTCCGGAAGAAGGCGTGACTTACTACGACGTTCCCGCAGAATATGGCGTTCGCGACTATCGCTACACCGTGGTGAACGATCGCACTGTTCTGGTGGATCCGCGGACCCGTCGTGTGGTTCAGATCGTCGAGTAAGTCGCGGTCGCTCACGAATAAAAAAGGCCGCCCCAAGGGCGGCCTTTTCATTTTCCATGACTAAAAGTTAGCCCGCTGCGGCAACGGCGCGTTGCGCCATCACCTTGATGAGGTTGGCGCGGTAGGGCGCCGATCCATGGATGTCCGCCATCAGCCCGTCGGCTGAAATCGTCACACCGTCGAGTGCGTCGGCAGACCAGTTCGCCTTCAAGGCCGCCTCGATGGCGGGCACGCGCATCACGCCGTTCTGCGATGCGCCGGTTGCGGCGACGCGCACGTCACCCGACTTCGTCTTGGCCACGAACACGCCGGTCAGCGCAAAGCGCGAGGCCGGATGGCGCATCTTCGCATAAGCCGCCTTCGCCGGAATCGGGAACGAGATTTCGGTGATGATCTCGCCGTCCTCCAGTGCGGTGGTGAACAAGCCCTGGAAGAAATCATCCGCCTTGATGCTGCGCTTGTTGGTTTTCACCGTGGCGTCGAGGGCGACCACGGCTGCGGGAAAATCTGCCGCCGGATCGTTGTTGGCGATCGAGCCACCGATGGTGCCGCGATAGCGCACCGCGGGATCGCCGAGCACCGAGGTCAGATGCACGATGGCGGGAATCGCTTTCTTTGCATCCGTGCTGGTGAGGATGTCGTAGTAGGTCGTCGCCGCCTTGATGACCAGCGCATCCGCGGTCGCGGACACCCCGACCAGCGCGGGAATCCGCGCGAGGTCGATCACGTCGGAGGGCTGTGCGAGGCGTTGCTTCATCACCGGCAGCAGCGTGTGGCCGCCGGCGAGGTACTTCGAGTCGGAGCCCTTCTTGAAGAGCGCGACAGCGTCATCGACGCTGGAGGGACGGTGATAGGTTGTCTCGTACATGATGCTTCTCCCTACGGATTCTTGCTGCGCATGATCTGTTCCGAAAACCGGTAGCCACTTTTCGGGATCATGCGCTACTCCGCGGCCTGTTGCTGATGGATGGCGTGCCACACCCTGTCGGGGGACGCCGGCATTTCAAGCTTGTTGTTGCCGATAGCGTCGGTGATCGCGTTGATCACCGCCGGCGTCGAGCCGATGGCGCCGGCTTCGCCGCAACCCTTGATGCCGAGCGGATTGCTCGGGCACAGCGTCATGGTGTGTGACACCTTGAACGACGGCAGATCGTCGGCGCGGGGCATGGCATAGTCCATGAATGAGGCGGTCAGGAGCTGGCCGCTCTTGTCGTAGACCGCGCCTTCAAGCATCGCCTGTCCGATGCCTTGCGCAAGACCGCCGTGCACCTGACCCTCGACGATCATCGGGTTGATCAGGCGTCCAAAGTCATCGGCTGCGACGAAGTTGACGATATCGGTCTTGCCGGTGCCTGGATCGACGTCGACCTCGCAGACATAAGCGCCAGCGGGGAAGGTGAAGTTGGTCGGGTCGTAGAACGCGGTTTCCTTCAGGCCGGGCTCCATGCCGTCCGGCAGGTTGTGCGCGGTGTAGGCGGCAAGAGCGACCATCGGCAGCGCAATCGCCTTGTCGGTGCCGGTGACCTTGAACTCGCCGTTCTCGATGACGATGTCGTTTTCCGAGGCTTCAAGTTGATGCGCGACGATCTTCTTCGCCTTGGCTTCGACCTTCTCCATCGCCTTGACGATAGCGGACATGCCGACGGCGCCGGAGCGTGAGCCGTAGGTGCCCATGCCGAACTGCACCTTGTCGGTGTCTCCGTGGATGATCGACACCTGGCCGATGGGAATGCCGAGACGATCGGCAACCACCTGGGCAAACGTCGTCTCATGGCCCTGACCATGGCTGTGCGAGCCGGTGAGGATTTCAATGGTGCCGACGGGGTTGACCCGCACCTCGCAGGATTCCCACAGGCCGACGCCTGCGCCGAGGCTGCCGACGGCTTTCGACGGCGCGATGCCGCAGGCTTCGATGTAGCAGGAGAAGCCGATGCCGCGCAGCTTGCCGTCTTTCTTGGCCTGCTCCTTCCGCGCGGGGAAGCCGGCATAGTCGATGGCTTTCAAGGCAGCGTCGAGTGAGGCGTTAAAGTCGCCGGCGTCATAGGCCATGATCACCGGCGTCTGATGCGGGAAGCTGGTGATGAAGTTCTTGCGGCGCAGCTCGGCAGGATCGACCTTGAGCTGCCGCGCCGCGGTTTCCATCATCCGCTCCATCACGAAAGAGGCTTCGGGACGGCCCGCGCCGCGATAGGCATCGACCGGCGTGGTGTTGGTATAGACGCTGACCACCTCGGCGTAGATGTTCGGGATGTTGTATTGCCCCGACAACAGCGTGGCGTAGAGATAAGTCGGTACCGACGAGGAGAACAGCGACATGTAGGCGCCGAGATTGGCGTGGGTTTTTACCCGCAGGCCGATGATCTTGTTGTCCTTGTCGAACGCCATCTCGGCCTTGGTCAGATGATCGCGGCCGTGGGCGTCGGTGAGAAACGCCTCGGTGCGGTCGGATGTCCATTTTACCGGACGGCCGGTGCGCTTGGAGGCCCACAGCGCCACCATTTCTTCAGGATAGATGAAGATCTTGGAGCCGAAGCCGCCGCCGACGTCAGGCGCAATCACGCGCAGCTTGTTTTCGGCAGCGACGTTGTAGAACGCCGACAGCACGAGGCGCGCGACATGGGGATTTTGTGACGTGGTATAAAGAGTGAAGTGCTCTTCGGCGGAATCGTATTCCGCAACCGCCGCGCGCGGTTCCATTGCGTTGGGCACCAGCCGGTTGTTGGTGATGTCCATCGACACGACATTGGCGGCCTTCTTGAAGGCCTCGCCGGTCGCGGCCTCGTCGCCGATGCTCCAGTCATAAATGACGTTGCCGGGCGCTTCGGGGTGAAGCTGCGGCGCGCCGGATGCGATGGCCGAACGAATGTCCGCGGCCGCCGGCAGTTCTTCGTACGTTACCTCGACGGCTTCCGCCGCATCGCGCGCCTGATTGCGGGTTTCCGCGATGACGACAGCTACCGCGTTTCCGACAAAGCGCACGGTTTCCGGCGCCATGGCCGGCCACGCGCCCATTTTCATCGGCGAACCGTCCTTGGAGTGGATCATCCAGCCGCAGATCAGGTTGCCGATCTTGTCATCCACGAGCTGCTGGCCTGTCAGCACATCGACCACGCCCGGCATCTTCATGGCGGCGGCGACGTCGATGCTTTTGATTTTTGCGTGGGCGTGCGGGCTGCGGACGAACGACGCATAGGTCATGCCATGGAGGCGGACGTCGTCGGTGTATTTGCCCTTGCCGGTGATGAAACGCTTGTCTTCCTTGCGCACTACCCGTGCGCCGATACCTTCAACACTCATAATCTCGACCTTTCCATAAGGGCTGCCTTGATCGCGCGAGCAGCGCGGGCAGTTGCACATCTGATTATTGAGTCGTCGCGGATCATTCCGCGGCGGCAGAAACCTTCATGCGCCCGGCGGCGTCGAGCACCGATTTGACGATGTTGTGGTAGCCGGTGCAGCGGCAGATATTGCCTTCCAGTTCTTGGCGAACGGTTTCTTCGTCGAGCCCGGCGGGATGGCGCTGCACGATGTCGATGGCGCTCATGATCATGCCCGGCGTGCAATAGCCGCACTGGAGACCATGATTGTCGCGGAATGCCGCCTGCATCGGGTGCAGGGTGTCGCCCTTTGAAATACCTTCGATGGTGGTGACGTTGGCGCCGTTGGCCTGGCCGACCATGGTGGTGCAGGATTTCACCGCGCGGCCGTCGATGTGAACGATGCAGGCGCCGCACTGGCTGGTGTCGCATCCGACATGGGTGCCGGTAAGGCCGAGATGATCGCGCAGCAGATGGACCAGAAGGGTCCGATCCTCGACATCAGCAGACACCGCCTTGCCGTTGACCGTCAATTTGATTGTAGACACAAGCACCTCCCCAGTGATTTCCAGAAAACGCTTTTTGTAATTGTTCTAATTAACAACCGGCGCGCAAAACTTTGCAACGTCGATTTTCGTCGCGGATGTCATCGCGCGATCATCTGGACGTGAAGCGCATGCGCGATACGTCGCCCGATCGCGCAACTCGCCAGATGCAATGTTCATTTCGCAGATGCGAAAGAGGGCTGCTTTCTGCATCCCCTCAATGCCGACGCGAGGTTTGATTGACGCGTCCTTTTTGCCTAGGCTCGATCGATCAAAGGCAAGAAAATAGAACGCTAACAAAGGAGTAAGGTGGTGATCGACAAGCGCGTAGAGTCGCTGGCGGCTGCGGTCGCCGGCGTGCAGGACGGTGCGACCGTGCTGGTGCCTGGTTTTGGTGCGGTCGGTGTCGCCGACAATCTCCTCGAAGCGCTGCACGATCAGGGAGCAAAGGAATTGACGATCGTCGCCAACAATTCAGGCAACGGCGATCATGGTTTGGCGCGCCTCATCAACTCCGGACGTGTGCGCAAGGTCATCTGCTCTTATCCGCGCTCGGGCGACTACAGCGCCTTCCTGAATGCCTATCGCGCCAAGAGCCTTGAACTGGAATTGGTGCCGCAAGGCACCATCAGCGAGCGCATGCGGTGCGCCGCCGCCGGTCTCGGCGGTTTTTTCTCGCCGGTCTCGGCGGGCACCAAGCTCGCCGAAGGCAAGGAGCAGCGGGAAATCGACGGCCGGCTTCATGTTTTCGAGAAGCCGCTGAAGGGCGACATCGCACTGGTGAAAGCGGCGAAGGCCGACCGCTGGGGCAATCTCACCTATCGCAAATCCGCCCGTAACTTTAATCCGGTTTGCGCGATGGCTGCCGAATTGACCGTGGTTGAGGTCGAGACCATGGTTGAACTCGGCGCTCTCGATCCGGAAGCCGTTGTGACCCCTGGAATTTTCGTCGACAGAATCGTCGTTGCCGAACCGCGCAAGATTGGGAGCTGACACGTGACCCTTGATGCAACCGCCCGTTACACCCCTTTGACGCGTCACCAGATGGCATGGCGCGCTGCGCAGGATTTGCCGGAGGGTGCTTACGTCAATCTCGGCATCGGCATTCCGACGCTGACCTCGGGCTTTGTGCCGAAAACCCGCGAGGTGATCTTTCACAGCGAGAACGGCGTGCTCGGGATGGGCGGTCCGCCGAAGCCCGGCGAGGAGGATGAAGAGCTTACCGATGCCGGCAAGAACCTGACAACGCTGGTGACTGGTGGTTGCTACGTCCATCACGCCGACGCGTTCCTGATGATCCGCGGCGGCCATCTCGATGTCAGCCTGCTCGGCGCATTCGAAGTGTCGGAAAAGGGCGATCTCGCCAACTGGACCACGGAAGACACGGAGTTTCCACCCGGCGTTGGCGGCGCGATGGATCTTGCGGTCGGCGCCAAGGAAATTCGCGTCCTCATGGAGCACACCGACAAGAAGGGACAGCCGCGCATCAAGTTCCGCTGCAGCTACCCGCTCACGGCGGCGGGCGTGGTGAAGCGCATCTACACCAACTACGCGGTGATCGATGTTGCATCGGCGGGTCTCCTCGTGGCTGAAATGATACCGGGCATGACGCTGGAGACATTGCAGGCCATGACGGAACCCAGACTGGAACTCGCTCCAGGCTACAAGGACATGATGCCGCCCGCGCGGGCGGCTTGACCCACCAGTGGAACCCGCAGGGCCGATCGGGTCACGCGGGTTCCATATGGAACCACTCTCTTATCTCGGTGTTGGTACTACGGACGGCGGCGAATGTATCCGCCGTCGTGCGAAACGGCATGGAACCACAAGTTCCGGGCCGTTCCGCTGACGTGTTGCGTTCTGGGGAGACCCTGCAGCGCAGAATTCCAACACCTGCCGTGATGCATTGCATCCGGCGGTGCCCGCCATCGTTTCGCCGATCACGGCGTCCATCGAAGGGTCGAGAGTGGAACCGGG is from Afipia massiliensis and encodes:
- a CDS encoding FAD binding domain-containing protein, producing the protein MYETTYHRPSSVDDAVALFKKGSDSKYLAGGHTLLPVMKQRLAQPSDVIDLARIPALVGVSATADALVIKAATTYYDILTSTDAKKAIPAIVHLTSVLGDPAVRYRGTIGGSIANNDPAADFPAAVVALDATVKTNKRSIKADDFFQGLFTTALEDGEIITEISFPIPAKAAYAKMRHPASRFALTGVFVAKTKSGDVRVAATGASQNGVMRVPAIEAALKANWSADALDGVTISADGLMADIHGSAPYRANLIKVMAQRAVAAAG
- a CDS encoding DEAD/DEAH box helicase: MKSLSASPPLARALAERNYNDATPVQTAVLAPDAIGRDLLVSAQTGSGKTVAYGLAFASDLLGDAERLPRAGAPLALIVAPTRELALQVHRELEWLYAYAGARVVSCVGGMDPQREKRELEAGAHIVVGTPGRLCDHIRRKRLDVSELKAVVLDEADEMLDLGFREDMEFILKTTPDTRRTLLFSATLPRTIISITKQYQNNPFRIEVAGGDGGHADIEYRAIRIAPGDVEHAVVNVLRYFESPSAIVFCNTRNAVNHLQAGLLERGFSVVALSGELTQNERTKALQSLRDGRARVCVATDVAARGLDLPNLGLVIHADLPNDPEVLQHRSGRTGRAGKKGISVMLVIPARKRRAELLLNMAGIDVAWGTAPTVEEIRTLDQQRMLQDALFGEETTEDDLVLARAMLAERSAEDIAAALARLYRSRLPSPEDILDPGQGGRSRDDRGSREDRGARRDSREPRGDDRAPRAKSKSRGEMPEGSVWFRAAIGRNKNAEARWLLPMICRRGGIGKQDIGAIRIFDASTEFEISANAVDEFTAKIKRPDKEDNIRIEALPNGPQGDTPSFDKRPRKPPHKDRDFSAKPRYDSKPRHEDKPRFEDKPRYDKPKHSGKPQRDDTRRFEDAPPRGKGPKPGKSQDRQSWPDVDKGGLAKKPKKKKHRKGG
- a CDS encoding 3-oxoacid CoA-transferase subunit B, with translation MAWRAAQDLPEGAYVNLGIGIPTLTSGFVPKTREVIFHSENGVLGMGGPPKPGEEDEELTDAGKNLTTLVTGGCYVHHADAFLMIRGGHLDVSLLGAFEVSEKGDLANWTTEDTEFPPGVGGAMDLAVGAKEIRVLMEHTDKKGQPRIKFRCSYPLTAAGVVKRIYTNYAVIDVASAGLLVAEMIPGMTLETLQAMTEPRLELAPGYKDMMPPARAA
- a CDS encoding (2Fe-2S)-binding protein, which gives rise to MSTIKLTVNGKAVSADVEDRTLLVHLLRDHLGLTGTHVGCDTSQCGACIVHIDGRAVKSCTTMVGQANGANVTTIEGISKGDTLHPMQAAFRDNHGLQCGYCTPGMIMSAIDIVQRHPAGLDEETVRQELEGNICRCTGYHNIVKSVLDAAGRMKVSAAAE
- a CDS encoding DUF1236 domain-containing protein gives rise to the protein MKRTLMVLAMISTGALIPTVASAQGVPGGIERGAREGERAAGPVGAIVGGTVGGVVGGVAGVLGVDQGPRFRSYVVEQRRPSYRYQNDLAVGVVLPEEGVTYYDVPAEYGVRDYRYTVVNDRTVLVDPRTRRVVQIVE
- a CDS encoding 3-oxoacid CoA-transferase subunit A; translated protein: MDKRVESLAAAVAGVQDGATVLVPGFGAVGVADNLLEALHDQGAKELTIVANNSGNGDHGLARLINSGRVRKVICSYPRSGDYSAFLNAYRAKSLELELVPQGTISERMRCAAAGLGGFFSPVSAGTKLAEGKEQREIDGRLHVFEKPLKGDIALVKAAKADRWGNLTYRKSARNFNPVCAMAAELTVVEVETMVELGALDPEAVVTPGIFVDRIVVAEPRKIGS
- a CDS encoding xanthine dehydrogenase family protein molybdopterin-binding subunit, with the translated sequence MSVEGIGARVVRKEDKRFITGKGKYTDDVRLHGMTYASFVRSPHAHAKIKSIDVAAAMKMPGVVDVLTGQQLVDDKIGNLICGWMIHSKDGSPMKMGAWPAMAPETVRFVGNAVAVVIAETRNQARDAAEAVEVTYEELPAAADIRSAIASGAPQLHPEAPGNVIYDWSIGDEAATGEAFKKAANVVSMDITNNRLVPNAMEPRAAVAEYDSAEEHFTLYTTSQNPHVARLVLSAFYNVAAENKLRVIAPDVGGGFGSKIFIYPEEMVALWASKRTGRPVKWTSDRTEAFLTDAHGRDHLTKAEMAFDKDNKIIGLRVKTHANLGAYMSLFSSSVPTYLYATLLSGQYNIPNIYAEVVSVYTNTTPVDAYRGAGRPEASFVMERMMETAARQLKVDPAELRRKNFITSFPHQTPVIMAYDAGDFNASLDAALKAIDYAGFPARKEQAKKDGKLRGIGFSCYIEACGIAPSKAVGSLGAGVGLWESCEVRVNPVGTIEILTGSHSHGQGHETTFAQVVADRLGIPIGQVSIIHGDTDKVQFGMGTYGSRSGAVGMSAIVKAMEKVEAKAKKIVAHQLEASENDIVIENGEFKVTGTDKAIALPMVALAAYTAHNLPDGMEPGLKETAFYDPTNFTFPAGAYVCEVDVDPGTGKTDIVNFVAADDFGRLINPMIVEGQVHGGLAQGIGQAMLEGAVYDKSGQLLTASFMDYAMPRADDLPSFKVSHTMTLCPSNPLGIKGCGEAGAIGSTPAVINAITDAIGNNKLEMPASPDRVWHAIHQQQAAE